The Nonlabens spongiae genome contains a region encoding:
- a CDS encoding L-serine ammonia-lyase, with product MLKIGVGPSSSHTLGPWRGGRNFIDKLQKRRVLSQVMEVKVELYGSLSLTGKGHATDIAVMMGLLDEDPQSCDIAAIPDHVELINSTKSLFLGKAVKIAFDPATQIKFNRKFLPFHPNGMTFKATLEDGKKISETYFSIGGGFFVQRERKRAARKRMVFECFPRPIETAEDLLMHCRQENKPVSQIVLENELYLNEEKEIDKGLRQIWDVMLDSMYTGCHTEGILPGGLNVRRRAYDSHAKLQKGKSYSDKYEWIEAIRKTEVKFREILKWVTCFALAVNEVNASLGRVVTAPTNGSAGVIPAVMMYYMVIENHDADFEDIKRYLLVAGAIGTLFKKGATISAAMGGCQAEIGVSSAMAAGALTELMGGSPGQVMMASEIAMEHHLGLTCDPIQGLVQVPCIERNAMGAIKAINACEMALDGDVKNIKVPLDKVIATMWQTAQDMNSKYKETSEGGLAVNVALSDC from the coding sequence ATGTTGAAAATAGGAGTAGGGCCATCCAGTTCCCATACTCTGGGACCATGGCGTGGCGGTCGCAACTTTATTGACAAACTGCAAAAAAGAAGGGTGCTTTCCCAAGTCATGGAGGTAAAGGTGGAGCTGTACGGGTCCTTGTCACTTACTGGTAAAGGACATGCTACTGACATTGCAGTAATGATGGGACTGCTGGATGAAGATCCACAAAGCTGTGACATTGCCGCCATTCCTGATCACGTAGAACTGATCAACTCGACCAAAAGTCTCTTTCTCGGTAAAGCAGTAAAAATTGCTTTTGACCCAGCCACCCAAATAAAGTTCAACCGTAAATTCTTGCCGTTTCATCCTAATGGGATGACTTTTAAAGCAACACTGGAAGACGGTAAGAAAATCTCAGAAACCTATTTTAGTATAGGTGGTGGTTTTTTTGTGCAACGTGAGCGCAAACGCGCTGCTCGTAAGCGTATGGTGTTTGAATGTTTCCCGAGGCCCATTGAAACCGCTGAGGATTTATTGATGCACTGCCGTCAAGAAAATAAACCAGTATCTCAGATCGTTTTGGAGAACGAGCTCTATCTCAATGAGGAGAAGGAAATTGACAAAGGGCTCAGGCAAATATGGGATGTCATGCTGGACAGTATGTATACTGGTTGTCATACAGAGGGAATTCTTCCAGGCGGTCTTAACGTGCGCCGTCGAGCTTATGATTCCCACGCAAAACTTCAAAAGGGGAAGAGCTACTCTGATAAGTACGAGTGGATTGAGGCCATCAGGAAAACAGAGGTCAAATTTCGTGAGATTCTCAAGTGGGTAACCTGCTTTGCCCTTGCTGTAAATGAGGTAAACGCATCTTTAGGTAGAGTCGTCACTGCGCCTACAAATGGAAGCGCTGGTGTGATTCCAGCAGTGATGATGTACTATATGGTTATCGAGAACCATGATGCAGATTTTGAAGATATAAAGCGCTATTTGCTAGTCGCTGGAGCTATAGGTACCTTATTTAAAAAAGGAGCTACCATTAGTGCCGCTATGGGTGGCTGTCAGGCAGAGATAGGAGTGAGCAGCGCCATGGCAGCCGGTGCATTGACAGAGCTCATGGGCGGTTCTCCTGGTCAGGTGATGATGGCAAGTGAGATTGCCATGGAACATCATTTGGGATTAACCTGCGACCCCATTCAGGGATTGGTTCAAGTTCCTTGTATCGAGCGCAACGCAATGGGTGCGATAAAGGCTATAAATGCCTGCGAGATGGCGCTGGATGGCGACGTGAAAAATATTAAGGTTCCTCTGGACAAAGTGATCGCTACCATGTGGCAAACGGCTCAAGACATGAATTCCAAGTATAAGGAAACAAGTGAAGGTGGCCTTGCGGTTAATGTCGCCTTGTCAGATTGTTGA
- a CDS encoding Brp/Blh family beta-carotene 15,15'-dioxygenase, producing the protein MNYQLVIFLNLFLILSIGILHGSNDLVIYKKVTGVKWKYLIINYVLVGLLFFAAYFISPFICVLLFVLVSAYHFGEELYESDGLSFSWIHKLSLGLLIFLMMFVLNAAEFDIVLFDLTGTENSSILLISLTIASGLLYLIYLGATLLKKQVSVKVAVSQIINLAFMALLFYGLNLFTSFTVFFVFWHSLPSLSSQMKRLYKENKTWLKYVKDAAPIYMISLLGIAIGYVLTYNQTYFYHFALLIAIIVTVPHIIIIHKLYGDKQAT; encoded by the coding sequence ATGAATTATCAACTAGTGATTTTCCTGAATCTTTTTTTGATCTTGAGCATCGGTATTTTACATGGGTCTAACGACCTTGTTATATATAAAAAGGTTACCGGAGTAAAATGGAAATACTTGATCATCAATTATGTTTTGGTTGGGTTATTATTTTTTGCTGCATATTTCATTTCTCCTTTTATATGCGTGCTCTTGTTTGTCTTGGTCAGTGCTTATCATTTTGGTGAAGAACTTTATGAGTCTGACGGTTTATCATTTTCCTGGATTCACAAGTTGTCACTGGGGCTTCTCATTTTCCTGATGATGTTTGTTTTAAACGCGGCAGAATTTGATATCGTACTATTCGATCTCACGGGTACAGAAAACTCTTCAATCTTGCTTATTTCGTTAACTATTGCCTCGGGCCTTTTGTATCTTATTTATTTAGGTGCTACACTGTTGAAAAAACAGGTGTCAGTTAAAGTCGCCGTGAGCCAGATAATCAACTTAGCATTTATGGCATTGCTTTTCTATGGGCTTAATTTGTTTACCTCGTTTACCGTGTTTTTTGTTTTCTGGCACAGTTTGCCTAGCCTTAGCAGTCAAATGAAGCGTCTATATAAGGAAAACAAAACCTGGCTGAAATATGTGAAAGATGCAGCACCTATTTACATGATATCTCTTTTAGGGATTGCAATTGGGTACGTGTTAACTTATAATCAAACTTATTTCTATCATTTTGCGCTGCTTATCGCTATAATTGTAACTGTTCCTCATATAATCATCATTCACAAACTGTATGGCGATAAACAAGCCACTTGA
- a CDS encoding nucleoside phosphorylase, which translates to MPLSPSELIINSDGSIYHLNLRPEQIADTIITVGDPERVTEVSKHFNFIEHKVGRREFHTHTGTYRGKRISVISTGIGTDNIDIVFNELDALVNIDFDSRELKDQHTSLNIIRVGTSGSVQPSIGVDSFLLSQRGIGFDSLFHWYENDGGDSAFAKAVQEQLNTQRLNIVPYVVHCSETLAKRFQTIDMNNGNTITNVGFYGPQGRKLRLNPAAEGLNDRIANFEFDGHQITNLEMETSGIYALSKLLGHEAVSLNAILANRATGAFSEQPQETVERLIKFTLDRIVEV; encoded by the coding sequence ATGCCTCTATCACCCTCAGAACTGATTATTAATTCAGATGGCAGTATCTACCACTTGAATCTCCGCCCAGAACAGATTGCTGACACCATTATAACGGTAGGCGATCCAGAACGAGTTACGGAAGTCTCCAAGCACTTTAATTTCATAGAGCATAAAGTAGGCCGCCGTGAATTTCATACCCACACGGGCACCTACCGCGGCAAAAGAATCAGCGTGATTTCCACAGGGATAGGAACTGATAATATTGACATTGTTTTCAACGAGCTGGATGCCCTCGTAAATATCGACTTTGACAGTCGAGAATTGAAGGATCAGCACACCAGCCTCAATATCATCCGCGTGGGGACTTCAGGATCAGTGCAGCCCTCGATAGGCGTGGACAGCTTTCTTTTAAGCCAGCGTGGGATCGGGTTTGACAGCTTGTTCCACTGGTACGAGAATGACGGTGGGGATTCCGCTTTCGCGAAAGCGGTACAAGAACAGCTCAATACCCAACGATTGAACATCGTTCCCTACGTTGTACACTGCTCAGAAACGCTTGCAAAACGTTTCCAAACCATAGATATGAATAACGGAAATACTATTACTAATGTAGGTTTTTATGGTCCACAAGGGAGAAAATTGCGTTTGAATCCCGCAGCAGAAGGATTGAATGATCGCATTGCCAACTTTGAATTTGATGGCCACCAAATCACCAACCTGGAGATGGAAACCTCTGGTATCTATGCGCTCAGCAAACTTCTAGGGCATGAAGCCGTATCGCTAAACGCCATTCTTGCCAATAGAGCCACTGGCGCCTTTTCTGAGCAACCTCAAGAAACCGTCGAGCGATTGATCAAATTTACGCTGGATAGGATTGTGGAGGTTTAG
- a CDS encoding Hsp20/alpha crystallin family protein, with translation MTLTHRTSNNNWLPSLIDEMFNNDFMGGTATMNKRFIPAVNVSEMENKFQLEMSIPGFKKEEVQIEVDNDLLTISSEVENKEEETTEQFTRREFSKRSFKRAFNIPETVNQDSIDASYENGILTIALPKKEEALPQPKRMIALK, from the coding sequence ATGACTTTAACACATAGAACAAGCAATAACAACTGGTTACCATCTTTGATCGATGAAATGTTCAACAACGATTTTATGGGTGGAACTGCAACGATGAACAAGAGATTTATTCCAGCTGTGAATGTTTCAGAAATGGAAAACAAATTCCAACTTGAGATGTCTATTCCAGGCTTCAAAAAAGAAGAGGTACAAATTGAAGTAGATAATGACCTGCTGACTATCTCTTCTGAGGTGGAGAATAAAGAAGAAGAAACTACGGAGCAATTTACACGCCGTGAGTTTTCTAAGCGTTCCTTCAAGAGAGCTTTCAATATTCCTGAAACTGTGAATCAAGATAGCATTGATGCATCTTATGAAAATGGAATCCTGACTATTGCTCTTCCTAAAAAAGAAGAAGCATTGCCACAGCCTAAGAGAATGATTGCTTTGAAGTAA
- a CDS encoding bacteriorhodopsin, whose protein sequence is MKNIESLFEYTVGQFEAIDHLLTMGVGAHLAALVFFILVSRFVAPKYRVATALSCIVMVSAGLILFSQATMWTDAFAFNGRVYEPTDLTFSNGYRYVNWMVTIPCLLTQLLIVLNIRGAALFKTAAALIFFAWGMIITGYVGQLYEVESIDQLLVWGAISTAFFVAMNWIVGTKIFTSRKTMLGGAGSTITKVFWLMMFAWTLYPIAYLIPWIANSAEGVVWRQLLFTIADISSKAVYGLMITYIAIKQSAASGYIPAQQMLNLIGQDSVQTK, encoded by the coding sequence ATGAAAAATATTGAATCTCTTTTTGAATATACCGTGGGGCAATTTGAAGCTATCGATCATTTGCTGACCATGGGTGTGGGAGCGCATCTCGCCGCACTCGTTTTTTTTATTCTCGTTTCTAGATTCGTAGCTCCCAAATATCGGGTTGCGACTGCTTTGTCATGTATCGTTATGGTAAGTGCAGGGTTGATTCTGTTCAGTCAGGCTACGATGTGGACTGATGCTTTTGCCTTTAATGGCCGTGTCTATGAACCTACAGATCTTACTTTCAGCAATGGATACCGTTACGTGAACTGGATGGTGACCATTCCATGTCTTTTGACTCAATTACTAATTGTATTGAATATAAGAGGAGCGGCATTGTTTAAAACAGCCGCAGCGCTCATATTTTTTGCATGGGGTATGATCATTACGGGATATGTGGGTCAGCTCTATGAAGTGGAAAGCATTGATCAATTGTTGGTCTGGGGTGCAATAAGTACGGCATTTTTTGTGGCAATGAATTGGATTGTCGGAACTAAGATTTTCACCAGCCGTAAAACCATGCTGGGTGGAGCTGGGTCAACAATCACTAAAGTATTTTGGTTAATGATGTTTGCTTGGACTCTTTATCCTATAGCATACTTAATTCCATGGATCGCTAATAGTGCTGAAGGAGTCGTATGGAGACAACTATTATTTACCATCGCAGACATCAGTTCAAAAGCAGTTTATGGCCTTATGATAACTTACATCGCCATTAAACAATCTGCTGCCTCTGGATATATTCCTGCGCAACAAATGTTGAACCTGATAGGTCAGGATTCCGTGCAGACTAAATAA
- a CDS encoding Rid family detoxifying hydrolase: MKQIIYTELAPKPIGPYNQAVLYQTPQGKTLYTSGQIAIDPASGDLKIDDLKEETHLVMNHLKSLLNQVNMDFEDVVKCSIFLSDMGNFSTVNEIYGSYFNEETAPARETVEVANLPKYVNVEISLIAIQS, from the coding sequence ATGAAGCAAATCATTTACACGGAGCTTGCTCCCAAACCTATAGGCCCATATAATCAGGCCGTTTTATATCAAACACCTCAAGGCAAAACATTATACACTAGCGGTCAAATCGCTATCGATCCTGCTAGTGGAGATCTTAAAATTGACGATTTAAAAGAAGAAACCCATCTTGTGATGAATCATTTAAAAAGTCTCCTCAATCAGGTAAACATGGATTTTGAGGATGTAGTGAAATGTTCAATATTTTTGAGCGACATGGGTAACTTCTCCACTGTGAACGAGATCTATGGAAGTTACTTTAATGAAGAAACGGCACCTGCACGCGAAACCGTAGAGGTTGCAAATCTCCCCAAATATGTTAATGTAGAAATCTCACTCATCGCAATACAAAGCTAA
- a CDS encoding tellurite resistance TerB family protein has protein sequence MTYTTQEKIDLLSQLILMALADNKLSPEELEFLKKIAQRMDIEESELMSMIRYRDELTVSTPQSHTKRIIHFHKLLLMMHIDGKVNDGELQLLHEVALKYGFRKSVVDSLLNAMKNYPHGEIPPSELLTIHSSQNN, from the coding sequence ATGACTTATACTACCCAAGAAAAAATAGATTTGTTGTCTCAGTTGATTCTTATGGCTCTCGCAGATAATAAATTGTCACCAGAAGAACTGGAGTTTCTTAAAAAGATAGCGCAACGCATGGATATAGAGGAGTCAGAACTCATGAGTATGATCCGGTACCGCGATGAATTGACCGTTTCAACACCGCAAAGCCATACAAAACGTATTATTCATTTCCACAAATTACTATTGATGATGCATATAGATGGTAAAGTTAATGATGGCGAGCTTCAGCTTCTTCATGAGGTAGCTTTGAAGTATGGTTTTCGTAAGTCAGTGGTGGACAGTTTGCTAAATGCTATGAAGAACTACCCTCACGGTGAAATCCCACCCTCTGAACTGCTTACGATTCATAGTTCTCAAAACAACTAG
- a CDS encoding DUF2254 domain-containing protein: MLVYLKRLYKSIALLPSIIALCFVVLAILMNLIEIDYAEYSLTDALAVSDKKDSQYIFSFIIGGIFTLTIFSYTMVMNVLNRNINNYSPRLIPLILSERHHQLILGFTSGTILYSMVMSLSLTNDNGGYFPTVASGLGIIFAMACVLLFIYFIHSVSQSIHINYIIDEVYEKANKDLEKFKSKEEFFSNYEGEDLYHEIVNSGSCGYLHDFNVSELYKDAKKMDVSIQIVKFKGAFILENEVFLKSSRELSEEEIEKIKDHFVIDHTVCSDVFETNVKHLVEVGVKACSPAINDPGTALNAVDFLQQLMINRFKFEDYNVYSEGIENQIIVFNTIERKNLFETVYHEMYYYMKDDPVLNQVLKSHVSHLRTLFPELSFIRIPVNI; encoded by the coding sequence ATGCTGGTATATCTTAAAAGATTATATAAGAGCATAGCGCTATTACCTTCGATAATAGCGCTGTGCTTTGTCGTACTTGCTATTCTCATGAATCTCATAGAAATAGATTATGCAGAATACAGCTTAACTGATGCGCTCGCGGTCAGTGATAAAAAGGACTCGCAGTATATTTTCTCATTCATAATAGGTGGGATATTTACCCTGACCATTTTTAGTTATACCATGGTCATGAATGTTTTGAATAGAAATATTAACAACTATTCGCCACGCTTAATTCCTCTAATACTTTCGGAGAGGCACCATCAGTTGATTTTAGGATTTACGAGTGGTACGATCTTGTATTCCATGGTGATGAGTTTGAGTTTGACAAATGACAATGGTGGTTATTTTCCAACTGTGGCGTCTGGACTAGGGATTATTTTTGCCATGGCTTGTGTTCTCCTTTTTATTTATTTCATACACAGTGTTTCTCAAAGTATTCACATCAATTATATTATCGATGAAGTATATGAAAAAGCAAATAAAGACTTAGAGAAGTTTAAATCAAAAGAGGAGTTCTTTTCTAACTATGAAGGTGAAGATTTATATCATGAAATAGTCAATTCTGGGAGTTGTGGATATCTACATGACTTCAATGTTAGCGAATTATACAAGGATGCAAAAAAAATGGATGTGTCCATCCAGATCGTCAAGTTCAAGGGAGCGTTTATCTTAGAAAATGAGGTTTTTCTTAAATCAAGTAGAGAGCTCAGCGAGGAAGAGATTGAGAAAATCAAGGATCATTTTGTTATAGACCATACGGTGTGTTCAGATGTGTTTGAAACCAATGTTAAACACTTAGTTGAGGTAGGGGTTAAAGCCTGTTCTCCAGCTATTAATGATCCTGGGACAGCTCTAAATGCTGTTGATTTTCTTCAACAATTGATGATTAATAGGTTTAAATTTGAAGATTATAATGTATATAGCGAGGGGATTGAAAATCAGATAATTGTTTTTAATACCATCGAAAGGAAAAACCTTTTTGAAACCGTTTACCACGAGATGTATTATTACATGAAAGACGATCCCGTCTTAAATCAGGTTTTAAAATCACACGTTAGCCACTTACGAACCCTTTTTCCTGAACTCTCGTTTATTAGAATCCCAGTCAACATTTGA